The proteins below come from a single Methanofastidiosum sp. genomic window:
- a CDS encoding DNA polymerase ligase N-terminal domain-containing protein translates to MSEKERIYVIHKHDATRLHYDFRLEIDGVLKSWAIPKIPPSVKGVKRLAVYTEDHPLDYANFEGTIPEGNYGAGKVEIWDKGTFALIENEKDKIVIDLNGNRLNGKYCLIKFKDQERNWMLFKCGETVKLKNTNPNNNHGRVSY, encoded by the coding sequence ATGTCTGAAAAAGAGAGAATTTATGTTATACATAAACATGACGCCACACGACTTCATTATGATTTTAGATTAGAAATTGATGGGGTATTAAAGTCCTGGGCAATACCAAAAATTCCCCCAAGTGTAAAGGGCGTGAAAAGGCTAGCCGTATATACTGAAGATCACCCTTTAGATTATGCTAATTTCGAAGGAACTATCCCTGAAGGAAATTACGGCGCAGGGAAAGTTGAAATATGGGATAAAGGAACATTTGCACTTATAGAAAATGAGAAAGATAAGATAGTAATAGATCTAAATGGTAATAGACTTAATGGGAAATATTGTCTTATTAAATTCAAAGATCAAGAGAGGAACTGGATGTTATTCAAGTGTGGTGAAACGGTAAAGTTAAAAAATACTAATCCTAATAATAATCATGGAAGAGTCAGCTATTAA
- a CDS encoding formyltransferase family protein, translating into MRILVITQKKSEVLNKLLESKDVVGIIEPREDNSLSSIIEKAIFKNVKKIAKKYRVPYLLMKDKKQEILSWIKDRNPDLIVVYSMPFLLKEEIFSFPKLGTINLHTALLPKYRGAVPIFWTYYLFDRDAGVTVHYIDKGEDTGDIILQKDVKIDLGERYYELRAKFEAAGAKALVESINKIESGKVQRKVQPKESPTPRAKRVKKDDYLNLVDWDWDLERLWHFFRGTENYLKFLLLHNKLIARFIRIEVGKMEKIKHSLDIGKNYKDKKGKFIACKDGKIYYEFKFWNPYKK; encoded by the coding sequence TTGAGAATCTTAGTAATAACGCAAAAAAAATCTGAAGTGCTGAATAAGTTATTAGAGTCAAAAGATGTAGTTGGAATAATAGAGCCAAGAGAGGATAATAGTTTATCTTCCATAATTGAAAAGGCCATATTTAAAAATGTTAAAAAAATTGCCAAAAAATATCGTGTTCCTTATTTATTGATGAAAGATAAGAAACAGGAAATTCTTAGTTGGATAAAAGATAGAAATCCAGATTTAATTGTTGTATACTCGATGCCTTTCTTACTTAAAGAAGAAATTTTTTCTTTTCCAAAATTAGGGACTATTAATCTGCATACCGCTTTATTACCAAAATATAGGGGTGCAGTTCCTATTTTTTGGACATATTATTTATTTGATAGAGACGCTGGCGTAACGGTCCATTATATCGATAAGGGCGAGGATACAGGAGACATAATATTACAAAAAGATGTAAAGATAGATCTCGGAGAAAGATATTACGAGTTAAGAGCGAAGTTTGAGGCTGCAGGTGCGAAAGCATTAGTAGAATCAATCAATAAAATAGAGTCAGGCAAAGTCCAAAGAAAGGTACAGCCAAAAGAATCCCCCACTCCCCGAGCTAAAAGAGTCAAAAAAGATGATTATTTAAATCTAGTAGACTGGGATTGGGATTTAGAAAGGCTCTGGCACTTTTTTAGAGGCACTGAAAATTACTTAAAATTCCTTCTACTACATAATAAATTAATAGCCAGATTTATCCGAATTGAAGTAGGCAAAATGGAAAAAATTAAACATAGTCTAGATATCGGAAAAAACTACAAAGATAAGAAAGGGAAATTTATTGCGTGCAAAGATGGTAAAATATATTATGAATTCAAATTTTGGAATCCATATAAAAAATGA
- a CDS encoding MFS transporter — MTKSTKLDFKTYRLLVFLIIGFGYLLVFFHRVAPAVVAIDMMNDLKAGAVLMGLLASGYFYPYAIMQLPTGILSDSWGPRKTITLFFLVASIGSVILGLSLDISSAILGRVLVGLGASTLYVCALKILSQWYKGEEFATMTGFLIAIGGIGLLVSTIPLALLSNAVGWRIPFIITGVITLLLALLVWIFVRNSPQELGMPAVVTHKSSKESSIPLLGMPAVVENSTPNQQRGPIIKSAIMVLSLKYYWPASIWMFCTMAIYLAFGGLWGGPYLIQIYGMTKVEASRVLSMIAVGMIIGSPLMGVLSDRIIKRRKIVVNVSSVILLVIMVFLYFLVSSIPPFGLYLICLGMGIFSVGTLALGYALIKDLYPVEIAGTSTGIANFFPFLMGAIYQPLMGYILELNGKVGDSYTVIGYQNAFLVLLISSIIACIASFFIKENSSKTSK; from the coding sequence ATGACCAAATCAACAAAACTTGACTTCAAGACATATCGTTTGCTAGTTTTTTTGATTATCGGTTTTGGTTACCTTTTAGTCTTTTTTCACAGAGTAGCTCCTGCCGTTGTTGCAATAGACATGATGAATGACTTAAAAGCCGGTGCTGTATTAATGGGTTTATTGGCATCTGGATATTTTTATCCTTATGCTATAATGCAACTTCCAACAGGAATCTTGTCAGATTCATGGGGGCCTAGAAAAACTATTACCTTATTCTTTTTAGTTGCATCAATTGGGTCTGTGATACTAGGTTTATCTTTGGATATATCTTCGGCAATTCTCGGAAGAGTTCTAGTAGGACTTGGCGCTTCAACTTTATACGTTTGTGCACTAAAAATTTTATCACAATGGTATAAAGGAGAGGAATTTGCAACTATGACTGGATTTTTAATAGCTATTGGGGGCATTGGACTTTTAGTGTCTACAATACCTCTTGCGCTATTATCGAATGCTGTTGGATGGAGAATCCCCTTTATAATAACTGGAGTAATAACATTACTACTCGCATTATTAGTTTGGATTTTTGTAAGAAATTCTCCTCAAGAACTTGGAATGCCAGCAGTTGTTACACATAAATCTTCTAAAGAATCTAGTATACCTTTACTTGGTATGCCGGCAGTTGTAGAAAATAGCACTCCCAATCAACAGAGGGGCCCAATTATTAAGAGTGCCATAATGGTATTGAGCCTTAAATATTACTGGCCTGCGTCTATCTGGATGTTCTGCACTATGGCCATATATTTAGCATTTGGCGGTCTGTGGGGAGGGCCGTACCTAATACAAATATATGGAATGACAAAAGTTGAAGCTAGTAGAGTTTTATCAATGATAGCCGTCGGTATGATCATAGGGAGCCCATTGATGGGAGTATTGTCAGATCGAATTATCAAAAGAAGAAAAATTGTAGTAAATGTATCAAGTGTTATATTGCTGGTAATTATGGTATTTCTATATTTTTTGGTATCTTCAATTCCACCGTTTGGATTATATTTAATCTGCCTAGGGATGGGGATATTTTCTGTTGGGACATTGGCATTAGGTTATGCCTTGATAAAAGATCTTTACCCTGTTGAAATCGCTGGAACTTCTACAGGAATTGCAAACTTTTTCCCATTTTTAATGGGCGCAATTTATCAACCTTTGATGGGGTATATCTTAGAATTAAATGGAAAAGTAGGCGATTCTTATACCGTGATTGGATATCAGAATGCATTTTTAGTTTTATTGATTTCTTCTATAATTGCATGTATCGCTAGTTTCTTCATAAAAGAGAATAGCTCAAAGACTTCAAAATAG
- a CDS encoding glycosyltransferase, whose protein sequence is MILAYFLILNSFYLVLLVLASQKLWYHKRKFQTERWHSNFLPFIVKLDEEKKSKSLPSLAFIMPTYNEENTILESVNAISKIDYPHIEIIVVNDGSNDNTLELLRRSYNLFKDSRAVNEKLQTKKVTNVFKSAIDERLLVIDKENGGKADALNAGLNYARSRLFLAVDADSIVDPEAIDKMIQAYLERDSKVVGIGGIVRVANGSRIESGKVLEARMPKEILPGFQIVEYIRAFLCGRAGFSKLKNLLIISGAFGLFEVKTVVNIGGYKTNILGEDMELVVRLHKHMRKIKKEYDVVFVPEPVCWTQVPEKYSTLELQRIRWHQGLIQTLRIHWKMIFNPKYGTVGTIGMPYFFIFEFLGPIIEITGYIAFIGGYLLGLLNITFAILFFLLAIVFGILISLFSLLIEEFTVRRYNRPFDVFKLVMIALLENFGYRQITAWWRVKATLLLLFRRKKWGQLEKSTFESNEEDLKKYK, encoded by the coding sequence ATGATATTAGCCTATTTTTTAATCTTGAATTCTTTTTACTTAGTACTTTTAGTATTAGCCTCACAAAAACTTTGGTATCACAAGAGAAAATTTCAAACTGAACGTTGGCATAGTAATTTCCTACCATTTATAGTAAAGTTAGATGAAGAAAAAAAATCTAAATCCTTACCCTCTTTAGCTTTTATTATGCCCACCTACAACGAGGAGAATACTATACTTGAGTCTGTTAATGCCATATCCAAAATAGATTATCCGCATATAGAGATTATTGTTGTTAACGATGGCTCAAACGATAATACTTTAGAATTATTGAGAAGATCATACAACTTATTCAAAGATTCTAGAGCCGTAAACGAGAAACTTCAAACTAAAAAAGTCACAAATGTGTTCAAATCTGCAATAGATGAAAGATTATTAGTAATAGACAAAGAAAATGGTGGAAAAGCCGATGCATTAAATGCTGGACTTAATTACGCTAGAAGTAGATTGTTTTTAGCTGTGGATGCAGACTCAATAGTAGATCCCGAAGCTATAGACAAAATGATTCAAGCTTATCTTGAAAGAGATTCAAAAGTTGTCGGAATTGGGGGCATAGTTAGAGTCGCAAATGGCTCTAGAATTGAAAGTGGAAAAGTATTGGAAGCCAGAATGCCAAAAGAAATCCTTCCTGGATTCCAAATTGTAGAGTACATAAGAGCATTTCTTTGTGGGAGAGCGGGATTTAGCAAACTTAAAAATCTTCTTATTATTTCAGGAGCATTTGGTCTATTCGAGGTAAAAACAGTTGTGAATATTGGTGGATACAAAACGAATATACTTGGAGAAGACATGGAACTTGTTGTAAGACTACATAAACATATGAGAAAAATAAAAAAAGAATACGATGTTGTTTTTGTACCAGAGCCTGTATGCTGGACCCAAGTACCAGAAAAATATTCAACTTTAGAACTACAAAGGATACGATGGCATCAGGGATTAATTCAAACTCTTCGTATCCACTGGAAAATGATATTCAATCCAAAATATGGAACTGTTGGAACTATCGGGATGCCCTATTTTTTTATTTTTGAATTTTTAGGCCCAATAATTGAAATAACTGGTTATATTGCATTTATTGGTGGGTATCTACTGGGATTATTAAATATAACCTTTGCAATATTATTCTTTTTACTTGCCATAGTTTTTGGAATTCTCATATCTTTATTTTCATTATTAATAGAAGAATTCACTGTAAGAAGGTACAATAGACCTTTTGATGTATTCAAATTAGTAATGATAGCTCTTCTAGAAAATTTTGGGTACAGACAAATAACTGCATGGTGGAGAGTTAAAGCTACCCTACTCCTTCTTTTTAGAAGAAAAAAATGGGGACAATTAGAGAAGAGTACTTTTGAATCCAATGAAGAGGACTTAAAAAAATATAAATAA
- a CDS encoding class I SAM-dependent methyltransferase, whose product MQPPEKIISRSGIDRGMTVLEIGCGSGAFTTDVARAIGNKGILSALDIEIKMLKQVASKLNRIENKDIKNVKLVQASAYALPFSKESFDIVYMVAVFQEIPNKEKALKEINRVLKNNGILSISEFIVDPDYPLKSTTIKMVQRTGFNLNIVSGNFFNYTITFGKNKV is encoded by the coding sequence ATGCAACCTCCTGAAAAAATAATATCAAGAAGTGGGATTGATAGAGGGATGACTGTCCTAGAAATCGGGTGTGGTAGTGGTGCTTTCACTACCGATGTCGCAAGAGCCATAGGGAACAAAGGTATTCTTAGTGCATTAGATATCGAAATAAAAATGTTAAAACAAGTTGCAAGTAAACTTAATAGAATAGAAAATAAAGATATCAAAAATGTTAAACTTGTACAAGCAAGTGCTTATGCCCTTCCGTTTAGTAAAGAATCTTTTGATATTGTTTACATGGTAGCAGTATTCCAAGAAATACCTAATAAGGAAAAAGCTTTGAAAGAAATCAATAGAGTTTTAAAAAATAATGGGATACTTTCTATATCTGAATTCATAGTTGATCCAGACTATCCACTTAAATCGACAACAATTAAGATGGTTCAAAGAACAGGTTTCAATCTAAATATTGTATCTGGAAACTTTTTTAATTATACCATAACGTTTGGAAAAAATAAAGTGTAA
- a CDS encoding PH domain-containing protein: MEESAIKIGQDFWPSIKLKNLFYTYLLLILVFGILSWYLPTMVVVYFFSPQTVKIIVVAITVIPIAIIIIFTLYWIPKYYSSIVYKMTETEITWNRGVWFKTIGVVPYNRITNIDIKQGPISRGLGIASLKIQTAGYSVSSASGGFSEIKIDGMKNYSEVRDMILDFVRGKRPVAVETYESLNEGDVKKELIKIRKLLEEKLK; the protein is encoded by the coding sequence ATGGAAGAGTCAGCTATTAAAATTGGTCAAGATTTTTGGCCTTCGATAAAATTGAAAAACCTTTTTTATACTTACTTACTGCTAATTCTTGTATTTGGTATTCTTTCTTGGTACTTGCCTACAATGGTAGTAGTCTATTTCTTTTCTCCACAAACTGTGAAAATAATTGTTGTTGCAATAACAGTAATTCCTATTGCTATTATTATTATTTTCACCCTTTATTGGATACCCAAATATTATTCTTCGATTGTCTACAAAATGACTGAAACTGAAATTACATGGAACAGAGGTGTGTGGTTTAAAACAATTGGTGTAGTTCCCTACAATAGGATTACTAATATTGATATTAAGCAGGGGCCAATATCCAGAGGATTAGGTATTGCTTCGCTAAAAATACAAACTGCGGGTTACTCTGTATCTTCAGCTTCAGGTGGTTTTTCTGAAATAAAAATAGATGGCATGAAAAATTATTCAGAAGTCAGGGATATGATCTTGGATTTTGTTAGGGGAAAAAGGCCTGTGGCCGTTGAAACTTATGAATCATTGAATGAAGGCGATGTGAAAAAAGAACTAATAAAAATTAGAAAGTTATTGGAAGAAAAACTCAAGTAA
- a CDS encoding YbaK/EbsC family protein, translating into MDDYEKKLNSFLKENGSDAELLIFDKSCHSVAEAAETAKVCPTDFIKSICMIDTNGDLIVAIVKGEDRASSSRVSKSLNIERPKIATPNEMLEKTGYPCGGTPPFGYGATFLIDLKVMEKEVVYGGGGSEYSLVKVTTKELKRLNNGMITRVSK; encoded by the coding sequence ATGGACGATTATGAAAAAAAATTAAATAGTTTTTTAAAAGAAAATGGTAGTGATGCAGAGTTGTTGATTTTTGATAAATCGTGTCATTCAGTTGCAGAAGCTGCTGAAACTGCCAAAGTTTGTCCAACTGATTTTATCAAAAGTATTTGTATGATCGATACTAATGGAGATCTTATTGTTGCGATAGTCAAAGGCGAAGATAGAGCAAGCAGTAGCAGAGTATCTAAATCTTTAAATATTGAAAGACCAAAAATAGCTACCCCTAATGAAATGCTTGAAAAAACTGGATACCCCTGTGGTGGAACACCTCCTTTTGGTTATGGTGCCACTTTTCTGATAGACCTAAAAGTAATGGAGAAAGAAGTTGTGTATGGGGGTGGGGGATCGGAGTACTCCCTTGTTAAAGTTACAACAAAAGAATTAAAAAGATTGAACAATGGAATGATTACTAGAGTTTCAAAATAG
- a CDS encoding asparaginase domain-containing protein, giving the protein MKIKIFVTGGTFDKEYNEIKGELFFKDTHLPEMLNMGRCRVSVDIRTLMMIDSLDMSNADRNIILENCINTKEERILITHGTDTMIETARLLAKNINNKTIVLTGAMIPYKFGSSDGLFNLGSALAFAQTLPVGVYIAMNGKYFPWDNVRKNKDLGEFEEIEYDLI; this is encoded by the coding sequence ATGAAAATCAAGATATTCGTCACAGGAGGAACTTTTGATAAAGAATACAATGAGATCAAAGGAGAGCTATTTTTCAAGGATACGCATCTGCCTGAGATGCTTAACATGGGTAGGTGCAGAGTATCGGTAGATATTAGAACATTGATGATGATAGACAGCCTTGATATGTCAAATGCAGATAGGAATATTATCCTTGAAAACTGCATAAATACAAAAGAAGAAAGAATATTGATAACTCATGGCACAGATACAATGATAGAAACTGCAAGATTACTGGCTAAAAATATTAATAACAAAACTATAGTTTTAACTGGGGCAATGATTCCTTATAAATTTGGGAGTTCTGATGGATTATTCAATCTAGGAAGCGCTCTTGCTTTTGCCCAAACTTTGCCGGTTGGTGTGTATATAGCCATGAATGGAAAATATTTTCCCTGGGACAATGTTAGAAAGAATAAAGATCTCGGCGAATTCGAAGAGATAGAATATGATTTAATTTGA
- a CDS encoding HEAT repeat domain-containing protein encodes MNLWLTPFVKIILIALVIFLALMLIFYIVTIIIHWNRDRTENKKSIEYNFILTKILHKEIDPNSLGISNKDKKYLRDLLILKLNFSSNEEKDLLRNLYKIWELEKKDIKQLKSRRWWKKVEALNRLEKMKIIEAESLALKLMDNKKAEIRYAALEMLVGIKSEKIYPFLYTMFSSSSRWAYRYLVNVLSTADIPPAYLKLLAISKKRDFRKAAAILLGTKGNEYAIPLLEKLANDSIKDVRREAIKSLGEINTDKSLRVMEKHSGDPNNQIRASLAKALSGYNNDTSFKLLEKLADDDDFEVRLEAFYSLSKLGPTGKNIIEKYYHKYPDLVMEFLKKENQGASG; translated from the coding sequence TTGAACTTATGGTTGACACCATTTGTTAAAATAATTCTAATCGCTCTAGTAATATTCTTAGCATTAATGTTAATCTTTTACATAGTTACTATTATAATCCACTGGAATCGTGATAGAACAGAAAATAAAAAATCGATAGAATACAATTTTATTTTAACAAAAATTCTTCATAAAGAAATTGATCCAAATTCTTTAGGTATCTCAAATAAAGATAAAAAATATTTGAGAGATTTATTGATTCTTAAATTAAATTTTTCATCTAATGAAGAAAAAGACTTACTTAGGAATTTGTACAAAATCTGGGAACTAGAAAAAAAAGACATAAAACAATTGAAAAGTCGAAGATGGTGGAAGAAAGTTGAAGCCCTTAATAGATTAGAAAAAATGAAAATAATTGAAGCAGAATCACTAGCTTTAAAATTAATGGATAATAAAAAAGCTGAAATCAGATATGCAGCACTTGAGATGTTAGTTGGAATTAAATCTGAAAAAATCTATCCTTTTTTATATACAATGTTTTCTTCAAGTTCTAGGTGGGCATATAGATATCTTGTCAACGTATTATCTACTGCGGATATACCTCCAGCATACCTAAAGCTTTTGGCTATTTCAAAAAAAAGAGACTTTAGAAAAGCTGCTGCGATACTACTCGGAACAAAAGGGAATGAATATGCCATACCATTGCTAGAAAAGCTTGCAAATGATTCAATAAAAGATGTAAGAAGAGAGGCAATTAAATCTTTAGGGGAAATTAACACTGACAAGAGTCTAAGAGTTATGGAGAAACATTCTGGAGATCCAAATAATCAGATTAGGGCCAGTTTAGCAAAAGCTTTGTCAGGCTATAACAATGATACTTCATTTAAATTATTAGAAAAACTTGCAGATGATGATGATTTTGAAGTGAGACTGGAAGCATTTTATTCTCTTAGCAAATTAGGGCCTACCGGGAAGAATATTATTGAGAAATATTACCACAAATACCCAGATTTAGTCATGGAATTTCTGAAAAAGGAAAATCAAGGAGCTAGTGGATAA
- a CDS encoding thermonuclease family protein, producing MRKLSIIFLLLLVSTCCIDSIKQIYSPDIEVESVLVIKVIDGDTIDILKSGKTERVRLVGIDTPEPYSKNNEKKWYGLPDDHLRKWGVNAFNYTNERLYKKEVNISYDSIQGQKDEFGRTLAYIFIDNNNINLELVQNGYARVYTEKKSDLYFKLIEAETRARFNKLGLWNYSFHDN from the coding sequence ATGAGAAAATTATCTATAATATTCTTATTACTTCTAGTTTCCACTTGTTGTATCGATTCTATAAAACAAATCTATTCTCCCGATATTGAAGTAGAGTCTGTACTTGTAATAAAAGTCATAGACGGTGACACCATTGATATCCTAAAATCTGGAAAAACTGAAAGAGTTAGGCTAGTTGGAATAGATACTCCCGAACCTTATTCTAAAAATAATGAAAAAAAATGGTATGGACTTCCAGATGATCATCTAAGAAAATGGGGAGTCAATGCATTTAATTATACAAACGAAAGATTGTACAAAAAAGAAGTAAATATTTCGTATGATAGTATTCAGGGACAAAAAGATGAATTTGGTAGGACTTTGGCATATATATTCATAGATAACAATAATATTAATTTAGAATTAGTCCAAAATGGATATGCCAGGGTTTATACTGAAAAAAAATCAGACCTTTACTTTAAACTCATAGAAGCTGAAACTAGGGCAAGATTTAATAAGTTGGGCCTTTGGAATTATTCATTTCACGATAATTAA
- a CDS encoding nitroreductase family protein, protein MRAENNIIEKSKELLSFMKKRRTMRLFDKKHIPIEVIENCIAIAGTAPSRANLQPWTFVLVKDQETKKNIRIEAEKVEEEFYSYKISDEWRECLKPLNLDIRKPFLEQAPYLICIFSQLYGIDKEGNKIKHYYPNESIGIATGFLISALHQMGIATLAYTPEQMTFLNKILNRPKNEAPFLILVVGYPSTEYTLPTLSKKELKDILVTI, encoded by the coding sequence ATGAGGGCAGAAAATAATATAATTGAAAAATCAAAAGAGTTACTTTCCTTCATGAAAAAAAGAAGAACAATGAGATTGTTCGATAAAAAACATATACCTATTGAAGTTATAGAAAACTGCATTGCTATTGCAGGCACAGCACCAAGTAGAGCCAATTTGCAGCCATGGACTTTTGTATTAGTCAAAGATCAAGAAACTAAAAAGAATATAAGAATTGAAGCAGAGAAAGTAGAAGAAGAATTCTATTCCTATAAAATATCAGACGAGTGGAGAGAATGTCTAAAACCTTTAAATCTAGATATAAGGAAACCTTTTCTTGAACAAGCCCCATACCTGATATGTATTTTCTCCCAACTTTATGGAATTGATAAAGAAGGAAACAAAATAAAGCATTATTACCCAAATGAATCAATTGGAATCGCAACTGGTTTTTTAATCTCTGCACTACACCAAATGGGGATTGCCACCTTGGCATATACTCCAGAACAGATGACATTCCTAAACAAAATATTGAATAGGCCCAAAAATGAGGCGCCATTTCTCATCCTAGTTGTTGGTTATCCAAGCACTGAATATACTTTGCCCACACTATCAAAAAAAGAATTAAAGGATATACTTGTTACGATCTGA